Proteins encoded within one genomic window of Alosa alosa isolate M-15738 ecotype Scorff River chromosome 24, AALO_Geno_1.1, whole genome shotgun sequence:
- the smim20 gene encoding small integral membrane protein 20, protein MSSNRRIVLVFGGFVAAVAATFYPIFFYPMSHTDEYRQVQTANRAGINQADVQPVGVKIWSDPFKSK, encoded by the exons ATGTCAAGTAACAGAAGAATAGTGCTAGTATTTGGAGGTTTTGTAGCAGCCGTTGCAGCCACATTCTATCCCATATTTTTCTATCCAATGTCGCATACAGATGAATACA GACAAGTTCAAACAGCCAACCGAGCGGGCATCAATCAAGCGGACGTACAACCTGTGG GAGTGAAAATTTGGTCAGATCCATTCAAGTCCAAGTAA